A genomic segment from Nocardia cyriacigeorgica GUH-2 encodes:
- a CDS encoding RNA polymerase sigma-70 factor: MNTPRDKGRLSEPAARDSGRDVTDPATDAFLTHRNLLFTVAYEMLGSAVDAEDVLQETWLRWTAVDLGQVSDPRAYLVRITTRQSLNRLRTISRRRESYVGPWLPEPLLTTPDVAADVELADSMSMALMLVLETLTPTERAVFVLREVFDIGYEEIAAAVDKSPATVRQIAHRARKHVQARRPRSVVSAGDTRAALESFRRALESGEPQALLDVLAPEVMLVSDGGGVKQAALRPVAGAENVCRYILGGIGRTEATITIDPIILNGSPALVFRLDSEVDGVMAFRVEDDRITGLYFVRNPHKLTRIESETTLTLR, from the coding sequence GTGAACACTCCGCGAGATAAAGGCCGCCTATCTGAGCCGGCTGCGAGGGACAGCGGCCGGGACGTCACCGACCCGGCGACCGACGCGTTCCTCACTCATCGCAACCTGCTGTTCACTGTCGCCTACGAGATGCTCGGCTCGGCTGTCGACGCCGAGGACGTGCTTCAGGAGACGTGGCTGCGCTGGACCGCCGTCGACTTGGGTCAAGTGAGTGATCCGCGCGCGTATCTGGTGCGGATCACGACGCGGCAGTCGCTCAACCGGCTGCGCACCATCAGCCGCCGCAGGGAGTCCTATGTCGGGCCCTGGCTGCCCGAGCCGCTGCTCACCACACCGGATGTGGCCGCTGACGTCGAACTCGCCGATAGCATGTCGATGGCGCTGATGCTCGTCCTCGAAACGCTGACGCCCACCGAACGCGCCGTGTTCGTGCTGCGTGAGGTGTTCGACATCGGGTACGAGGAGATCGCCGCCGCTGTCGACAAATCCCCTGCCACCGTGCGTCAGATCGCCCACCGCGCCCGCAAACACGTGCAGGCCCGCCGGCCACGATCGGTGGTGTCGGCCGGCGATACCCGTGCGGCACTGGAGTCGTTCCGGCGTGCCCTCGAATCCGGCGAACCGCAGGCGCTGCTGGACGTGCTCGCACCCGAGGTCATGCTGGTCAGCGACGGCGGCGGCGTGAAGCAGGCGGCGCTGCGGCCCGTCGCCGGCGCCGAGAACGTGTGCCGCTACATCCTCGGCGGCATCGGCAGGACCGAGGCCACGATCACCATCGACCCGATCATCCTCAATGGCAGCCCGGCATTGGTTTTCCGGCTGGACAGCGAGGTCGACGGGGTCATGGCGTTCCGAGTCGAGGACGACCGGATCACCGGTCTCTACTTCGTCCGCAATCCGCACAAGCTGACCCGCATCGAATCCGAGACGACACTCACCTTGCGGTGA
- a CDS encoding NADP-dependent oxidoreductase, translated as MTEADKARGASMKAVRYHAYGGSEVLVYEEADRPVAQAGQVVVRVAGTSYNDADAGLRAGFRHDVAPVTFPHIPNVDLAGVICEVGEGVSGWNAGDAVIAVLPVTAPGAAAEYVAAPAGILAPAPRIVDLADAAALPLVGLTAWQSLFEHADLRPGQSVLINGAGSAVGGYAVQLAVHAGAIVTATAGPRSRDRTRSYGAQRIIDYTRTPVVRAVDEERFDVVLNLAPSSPEENMALADLVADGGAFVSTTTPLTQDVGRGIRALRPFAYADAAQLTELAARVDAGELKIAVTERLSLSELPIVHARAAQRIAQVAELAAQAEGRELGFTVAARLRAEADTVDVRAVGGEIVGKVILTP; from the coding sequence ATGACCGAAGCGGATAAGGCACGCGGAGCATCGATGAAGGCAGTGCGGTACCACGCCTACGGCGGTAGTGAGGTGCTGGTCTACGAGGAGGCGGATCGCCCGGTCGCGCAGGCGGGTCAGGTGGTGGTGCGGGTGGCCGGCACCTCGTACAACGACGCGGACGCCGGGCTGCGCGCGGGTTTCCGGCACGACGTCGCGCCGGTGACCTTCCCGCATATTCCGAACGTCGACCTGGCCGGTGTCATCTGCGAGGTCGGCGAGGGGGTGAGCGGCTGGAATGCCGGAGACGCGGTGATCGCGGTGTTGCCGGTGACCGCACCCGGTGCGGCCGCCGAGTACGTCGCCGCGCCCGCCGGGATACTGGCTCCCGCTCCCCGCATCGTCGACCTCGCCGACGCCGCGGCCCTGCCTCTGGTCGGGCTCACGGCGTGGCAGTCGTTGTTCGAACACGCCGATCTGCGACCGGGACAGAGTGTGCTGATCAATGGTGCGGGCAGTGCGGTGGGCGGGTACGCCGTGCAGCTCGCCGTGCACGCCGGTGCGATCGTCACCGCGACCGCCGGTCCGCGCAGCCGTGACCGCACCCGCTCCTACGGCGCGCAACGGATCATCGACTACACCCGCACACCCGTGGTGCGGGCAGTCGACGAAGAACGGTTCGACGTGGTGCTGAACCTCGCGCCCAGCAGCCCAGAGGAAAACATGGCGCTGGCGGACCTGGTCGCCGACGGTGGGGCCTTTGTCAGCACGACCACTCCCCTCACGCAGGACGTCGGCCGCGGGATCCGGGCATTGCGGCCCTTCGCCTACGCCGATGCCGCGCAACTCACCGAGCTGGCTGCCCGCGTCGACGCCGGAGAGCTGAAGATCGCAGTCACCGAACGACTTTCGCTGTCCGAACTGCCCATCGTTCATGCCCGCGCCGCGCAACGGATCGCCCAAGTCGCCGAGCTGGCGGCTCAGGCCGAGGGCCGTGAGCTGGGATTCACAGTGGCCGCGCGGCTACGGGCCGAGGCGGACACCGTCGACGTCCGCGCCGTGGGTGGCGAGATCGTCGGCAAGGTCATCCTGACTCCCTGA
- a CDS encoding DoxX family protein, which translates to MNLALWIITGLLAALALFGGATKAFMPKDKLDELGRKSGGGWTEHASAGFVRTLGGLEILAAAGLILPATLDIAPVMVPITAVCWVLLMIGAMITHARYAQYKYVALNAVYLAAAAFVAWGRFGPESFIG; encoded by the coding sequence ATGAACCTCGCCCTCTGGATCATCACCGGGCTGCTTGCCGCACTAGCCCTGTTCGGCGGTGCCACCAAGGCGTTCATGCCCAAGGACAAGCTCGACGAACTCGGCCGGAAATCCGGTGGCGGCTGGACCGAACACGCGAGCGCAGGCTTCGTCCGAACCCTCGGCGGCCTCGAGATCCTGGCCGCGGCAGGCCTGATCCTGCCCGCGACGCTCGACATCGCACCGGTCATGGTGCCGATCACCGCCGTCTGCTGGGTCCTGTTGATGATCGGCGCGATGATCACCCACGCGCGCTACGCCCAGTACAAATACGTCGCGCTCAACGCCGTCTACCTCGCCGCGGCCGCCTTCGTGGCCTGGGGCCGCTTCGGGCCGGAGTCGTTCATCGGCTGA
- a CDS encoding MFS transporter, translating into MNTTIAGPHPDRDRVQRRVLAVLVAAQILSGAGLAAGITVRALLAQDMLGSTGWAGLPSALFTVGSAAAAAGVGRISQRSGRRAGLTVGYLVGAVGSFGVVLAAVAGNVALLFTAFLVYGAGTATSLQARYAGADLARSAHRARAISTVLVATTVGAVAGPNLVTVMSNLAEGWGIPPLSGPFVLSGLAYALAGIVLWALLRPDPLQLARANAPAEDPTTAATGIIEPRRTPAPVVLGATIMVLTQLVMVAIMTMTPIHMQHHGHSVGAAGFVIAIHVAGMYLPSLLSGVLVDRFGAGRIAVAAALTLVAAGVAAALAPPSSMAALAVALGLLGLGWNLGLVAGTTMLTDAVPLATRARTQGAVDLCIALAGAGGGLGSGLIVATTDYPGLALIGAVLSLAIVPALAITARRHARSG; encoded by the coding sequence ATGAATACCACCATTGCCGGCCCGCACCCCGACCGCGACCGCGTGCAACGCCGCGTCCTCGCCGTCCTGGTCGCCGCCCAGATCCTGTCGGGGGCGGGTTTGGCCGCCGGTATCACGGTGCGGGCGCTGCTTGCCCAGGACATGCTCGGCTCGACCGGGTGGGCCGGGCTGCCCAGCGCGCTGTTCACGGTCGGTTCGGCGGCGGCCGCGGCCGGCGTCGGGCGGATCTCGCAACGATCGGGTCGCCGGGCGGGTTTGACGGTGGGTTATCTCGTCGGTGCGGTCGGCAGCTTCGGCGTCGTCCTGGCCGCGGTCGCCGGCAATGTGGCGCTGCTGTTCACGGCGTTCCTGGTCTACGGCGCGGGCACCGCGACCAGTCTGCAAGCCCGCTACGCCGGTGCCGACCTGGCGCGGTCGGCGCACCGAGCGCGCGCGATCAGCACCGTCCTCGTCGCGACCACGGTCGGCGCCGTCGCGGGCCCGAACCTGGTCACGGTGATGTCGAATCTCGCCGAGGGCTGGGGAATCCCGCCGCTGTCCGGGCCTTTCGTCCTTTCCGGCCTGGCCTACGCGCTCGCCGGGATCGTGCTGTGGGCGCTGTTGCGGCCGGACCCACTGCAACTGGCGCGCGCGAATGCCCCCGCCGAGGATCCCACCACCGCGGCAACGGGCATCATCGAGCCGCGACGCACCCCGGCGCCGGTCGTGCTCGGTGCGACGATCATGGTGCTGACCCAGCTGGTGATGGTCGCCATCATGACCATGACCCCGATTCACATGCAGCACCACGGCCACAGCGTGGGCGCGGCCGGATTCGTCATCGCCATCCATGTCGCGGGCATGTACCTGCCGTCGCTGCTGTCGGGAGTGCTGGTCGACCGATTCGGAGCCGGTCGTATCGCGGTGGCCGCGGCACTCACCCTGGTGGCCGCCGGCGTCGCCGCAGCCCTGGCCCCGCCATCATCGATGGCCGCTCTGGCGGTCGCGCTCGGGCTGCTCGGTCTGGGCTGGAACCTGGGCCTGGTCGCCGGCACCACCATGCTCACCGACGCCGTCCCCCTCGCCACCCGCGCCCGCACCCAGGGCGCCGTCGACCTGTGCATCGCCCTAGCCGGCGCGGGCGGCGGCCTCGGCTCCGGACTGATCGTCGCCACCACCGACTACCCCGGCCTCGCCCTCATCGGCGCGGTCCTCTCACTGGCCATCGTCCCGGCCCTGGCCATCACCGCCCGCCGGCATGCTCGCAGTGGTTGA
- a CDS encoding TetR family transcriptional regulator, giving the protein MTETTEPRGDATRARLLEAAAAAFADKGFNATTTRDIAAAAGMSPAAVYVHHRSKEELLYLISRSGHDATLELIHKAAASSSDPITALRNVIHDFAVYHARGHTNARIVNYELKSLSPEHLTEILDIRHRIDQAIRDLVERGVAAGVFHTPDPRIAAVALLSLGIDIARWYRESGDWSPEDIGSAYADMALRIVGAR; this is encoded by the coding sequence ATGACCGAGACGACCGAACCCCGTGGCGACGCGACCCGCGCACGGCTGCTGGAAGCCGCCGCCGCCGCATTCGCCGACAAGGGCTTCAACGCGACGACGACGCGCGACATCGCCGCCGCCGCGGGAATGAGCCCGGCCGCGGTCTACGTCCACCACCGGTCCAAAGAGGAACTGCTCTACCTGATCTCACGATCGGGACACGACGCGACACTCGAACTGATCCACAAAGCCGCCGCCTCGTCCAGCGATCCGATCACAGCACTGCGCAACGTGATCCACGATTTCGCCGTGTACCACGCCCGCGGGCACACCAACGCGCGGATCGTCAACTACGAGCTGAAGTCACTCAGCCCCGAACACCTCACCGAAATCCTCGACATCCGCCACCGCATCGATCAAGCCATCCGGGACCTGGTCGAACGCGGCGTCGCAGCAGGCGTCTTCCACACCCCCGACCCCCGAATCGCCGCCGTCGCCCTCCTGTCACTCGGCATCGACATCGCCCGCTGGTATCGCGAATCCGGCGACTGGTCACCGGAGGACATCGGAAGCGCCTACGCCGACATGGCATTACGCATCGTCGGCGCCAGGTGA
- a CDS encoding acetyl-CoA C-acetyltransferase, whose amino-acid sequence MPEAVIVAAARSPIGRAGKGSLKDMRPDDLTVQMVRAALAQVPALDPAQVEDLVLGCGQPAGESGFNMARVVAVQAGLDTVPGTTVNRYCSSSLQSTRMALHAIKAGEGDVFISAGVETVSRFAKGSADGMPGTENPIFADAVARTAERASGGAAPWADPRSNGAVPDVYIAMGQTAENVAQLTGISRAEQDAFGVRSQNLAEKAIADGFWATDITPVTLPDGTVVSADDGPRAGVTLEAVSQLKPVFRPDGTVTAGNCCALNDGAAALVIMSDTKAKELGLTPLARIVSTGVSGLSPEIMGLGPIEASKQALRRAGLTIGDIDLVEINEAFAVQVIGSARELGIPEDKLNVNGGAIAVGHPFGMTGARITSTLINSLRYHDKQFGLETMCVGGGQGMAMVLERLS is encoded by the coding sequence ATGCCGGAAGCCGTGATTGTCGCCGCTGCCCGATCCCCGATCGGCCGCGCCGGTAAGGGGTCGCTGAAGGACATGCGACCCGACGACCTGACCGTCCAGATGGTGCGTGCCGCATTGGCGCAGGTGCCGGCTCTCGACCCGGCCCAGGTCGAAGATCTCGTTCTCGGCTGCGGGCAGCCCGCCGGTGAGTCGGGGTTCAATATGGCGCGGGTGGTCGCGGTGCAGGCCGGCCTCGACACGGTCCCCGGGACCACCGTCAATCGCTACTGTTCGTCCAGCTTGCAGTCCACGCGGATGGCGCTGCACGCGATCAAGGCGGGCGAAGGCGATGTGTTCATCTCGGCCGGTGTCGAGACGGTGAGCCGCTTTGCCAAGGGCAGTGCCGACGGTATGCCCGGCACCGAGAACCCGATTTTCGCCGACGCGGTGGCCCGCACGGCCGAGCGTGCGAGCGGTGGCGCGGCCCCGTGGGCGGACCCGCGCAGCAACGGTGCGGTGCCGGATGTGTATATCGCCATGGGTCAGACCGCGGAGAACGTCGCCCAGCTCACCGGGATCAGCCGCGCCGAGCAGGACGCGTTCGGTGTCCGCTCGCAGAATCTGGCCGAGAAGGCGATCGCCGACGGCTTCTGGGCCACCGACATCACCCCGGTGACATTGCCCGACGGCACCGTTGTCAGCGCCGACGACGGCCCGCGCGCCGGTGTCACCCTGGAGGCGGTGAGTCAGTTGAAGCCGGTGTTCCGGCCCGACGGCACCGTCACTGCGGGTAACTGCTGCGCCCTCAACGACGGCGCGGCGGCCCTGGTGATCATGTCCGACACCAAGGCCAAGGAACTCGGCCTGACTCCGCTCGCGCGCATCGTCAGCACCGGCGTCTCCGGGCTGTCCCCGGAGATCATGGGTCTCGGTCCGATCGAGGCGTCCAAGCAGGCGCTGCGCCGCGCCGGCCTCACCATCGGCGACATCGACCTGGTCGAGATCAACGAGGCCTTCGCGGTGCAGGTCATCGGCTCGGCCCGGGAACTCGGCATCCCCGAGGACAAGCTCAACGTCAACGGTGGCGCGATCGCGGTGGGCCACCCGTTCGGCATGACTGGCGCCCGGATCACCTCCACGCTGATCAACTCGCTGCGCTACCACGACAAGCAGTTCGGTTTGGAGACCATGTGCGTGGGCGGCGGCCAGGGTATGGCCATGGTGCTGGAGCGTCTGTCGTGA
- a CDS encoding SDR family oxidoreductase, with amino-acid sequence MTGRFAGKTAIVTGASRGIGLGIAQRLVDDGAKVVITARKQDALDAAVEQLGGSEHALGVAGRADDAAHQEDTVARAIATFGSADLLVNNTGINPVYGPMIDMDMAAARKIIEVNCLAALSWTQQVHKAWMGEHGGAVVNVSSVAGIRPAPGIGFYGASKAMLTYITQELAVELGPRLRINAVAPAVVKTKFATALYEGREHELAETYPLKRLGVPEDIAGAVAFLLSDDAAWVTGQLLILDGGVMLTGGV; translated from the coding sequence GTGACCGGCCGATTCGCGGGCAAGACCGCGATCGTCACCGGCGCGAGCCGCGGTATCGGACTGGGTATCGCGCAACGGCTGGTGGACGACGGCGCGAAGGTCGTCATCACCGCCCGCAAACAAGACGCCCTCGACGCGGCGGTCGAGCAGCTGGGCGGGTCCGAGCACGCGCTCGGCGTGGCCGGGCGCGCCGACGATGCCGCGCACCAGGAAGACACCGTCGCCCGCGCCATCGCGACCTTCGGCAGCGCCGATCTACTGGTCAACAACACCGGCATCAATCCGGTGTACGGCCCGATGATCGACATGGATATGGCGGCCGCCCGCAAGATCATCGAGGTCAACTGCCTGGCCGCGTTGTCGTGGACCCAGCAGGTGCACAAGGCGTGGATGGGCGAGCACGGTGGCGCGGTGGTCAATGTGTCCTCGGTGGCCGGGATCCGGCCCGCGCCCGGAATCGGCTTCTACGGCGCGAGCAAGGCGATGCTGACCTACATCACCCAGGAGCTGGCGGTGGAGCTCGGTCCGCGGCTGCGGATCAACGCGGTCGCCCCGGCCGTGGTGAAGACGAAGTTCGCCACCGCACTGTACGAGGGCCGGGAACACGAACTCGCCGAGACCTACCCGCTCAAGCGACTCGGTGTGCCCGAGGACATCGCGGGCGCGGTGGCGTTCCTGCTCTCCGATGATGCTGCCTGGGTCACCGGTCAGCTTTTGATCCTCGACGGCGGCGTCATGCTGACCGGCGGCGTCTGA
- a CDS encoding SDR family oxidoreductase encodes MSTLTKTAIVTGAARGIGAGVARRLAADGMAVAVIDLDEVACKPVVEQIESAGGRAIAVGADVSDEAAVLAAVERVTAELGAPTVLVNNAGIIRDNMLFKMTTDDWDAVMNVHLRGSFLMTRGVQKYMVEAGFGRIVNLSSTSALGNRGQANYAAAKAGLQGFTKTLAFELGKFGVTANAVAPGFIETEMTAATAARVGIPFEDFKAGAAKEIPVARTGVPDDIAHAVSFFVSEGAGFVSGQVLYVAGGPTV; translated from the coding sequence ATGAGCACCCTGACCAAGACCGCGATCGTCACCGGCGCCGCCCGTGGCATCGGCGCCGGCGTGGCTCGCCGGCTCGCCGCGGACGGTATGGCCGTGGCCGTGATCGACCTCGACGAGGTCGCCTGCAAGCCTGTCGTCGAACAGATCGAGTCCGCGGGCGGCCGCGCGATCGCCGTCGGCGCGGACGTATCGGACGAAGCCGCCGTCCTCGCTGCCGTCGAGCGGGTCACCGCTGAGCTGGGCGCACCGACCGTTCTCGTCAACAACGCCGGCATCATCCGCGACAACATGCTGTTCAAGATGACCACCGACGACTGGGACGCGGTGATGAACGTGCACCTGCGCGGGTCGTTCCTGATGACCCGCGGGGTCCAGAAATACATGGTGGAAGCCGGATTCGGGCGCATCGTCAACCTGTCGAGCACCTCGGCCCTCGGCAATCGCGGCCAGGCCAACTACGCGGCAGCCAAAGCCGGGCTGCAGGGCTTCACCAAGACCCTGGCGTTCGAACTCGGGAAATTCGGGGTCACCGCCAATGCCGTTGCGCCCGGCTTCATCGAGACCGAGATGACCGCCGCCACCGCCGCGCGAGTCGGCATTCCGTTCGAGGATTTCAAAGCCGGTGCGGCCAAGGAGATCCCCGTCGCGCGCACCGGTGTGCCCGACGATATCGCCCATGCCGTGTCGTTCTTCGTCAGCGAAGGCGCCGGCTTCGTCTCCGGCCAGGTACTCTACGTCGCAGGAGGGCCGACGGTATGA
- a CDS encoding MaoC family dehydratase encodes MRTFQGVAELEAAVGSHLGYSEWHTITQSQINAFADATGDHQWIHIDAGEAAHGPFGTTIAHGYLTLSLLPLLVGQIYRVEGVKMAVNYGSNKLRFPAPVPVDSRVRAGVELISVAAGPAGHLVTAKVTVEREGGGKPVCVVESLSLVVA; translated from the coding sequence ATGAGGACGTTCCAGGGAGTGGCCGAACTCGAGGCCGCGGTGGGTTCGCACCTCGGCTACTCCGAGTGGCACACCATCACCCAGTCGCAGATCAACGCCTTCGCCGACGCCACCGGCGACCACCAGTGGATCCACATCGACGCCGGCGAGGCCGCGCACGGCCCGTTCGGCACCACCATCGCCCACGGATACCTGACCTTGTCGCTGCTCCCGCTGCTGGTCGGGCAGATCTACCGGGTCGAAGGCGTGAAGATGGCAGTCAACTACGGCTCCAATAAATTGCGGTTCCCGGCCCCGGTACCCGTGGACTCTCGGGTGCGCGCCGGCGTCGAGCTGATCTCGGTCGCGGCCGGCCCCGCCGGGCACCTGGTCACCGCCAAAGTCACCGTCGAGCGCGAGGGCGGCGGCAAACCGGTCTGCGTGGTCGAGTCGCTCTCGCTCGTGGTGGCGTGA
- a CDS encoding lipase family protein, giving the protein MSRPSAIFGYSQGGGAAAAAAELQGEYAPEVDLRGTYAGAPPADLRKVMLTAPAINGFVPGVIGGFATGLLGYVLNGIVANHPETAPIIDAATNPAGKQMMAELANTCIGEAVLRTMLRPATWYTAGGRTPAQIIDSSPELSAIIDEQRIGRRKPVAPVLIAAGTNDDVLTYPQVHQLAVDWCAQGATVQLDKTAWLPPLFPSTAIGHLLAYLPATFAAHDWLTQRLAGTPAPSNCAALP; this is encoded by the coding sequence ATCTCCCGGCCCAGCGCCATTTTCGGCTATTCCCAGGGCGGCGGTGCCGCGGCTGCGGCCGCCGAACTCCAGGGCGAATACGCACCCGAAGTGGACCTGCGCGGGACATACGCCGGTGCCCCGCCCGCCGATCTGCGCAAAGTCATGCTCACTGCCCCCGCCATCAACGGGTTCGTCCCCGGCGTGATCGGCGGCTTCGCGACCGGGCTGCTGGGTTACGTGCTCAACGGCATCGTCGCAAACCACCCCGAAACCGCGCCGATCATCGACGCCGCCACCAACCCCGCCGGCAAGCAGATGATGGCCGAGCTGGCCAATACCTGCATCGGCGAAGCAGTCCTGCGCACCATGCTGCGACCGGCGACCTGGTACACCGCCGGTGGCCGCACCCCCGCCCAGATCATCGACAGCTCACCGGAATTGTCGGCCATCATCGACGAGCAGCGCATCGGCCGCCGCAAGCCCGTCGCGCCGGTCCTGATCGCCGCAGGCACCAACGACGACGTCCTGACCTACCCGCAGGTTCATCAGCTCGCCGTCGACTGGTGCGCACAAGGTGCGACCGTGCAACTGGACAAAACAGCCTGGCTGCCACCGCTGTTCCCCAGTACCGCGATCGGCCACTTGCTGGCATACTTGCCCGCCACGTTCGCCGCCCACGACTGGCTCACCCAGCGCCTCGCCGGTACACCGGCGCCGAGCAACTGCGCCGCGCTGCCCTGA
- a CDS encoding SDR family oxidoreductase has translation MGAGRLRVRASAQPGTVEGAAAMTALGRIGQPTDIADLVALLVHPDSRWVTGQNIRADGGLT, from the coding sequence ATGGGCGCTGGACGGCTGCGGGTGCGTGCCAGCGCGCAACCAGGCACCGTGGAGGGGGCCGCTGCGATGACCGCACTCGGTCGCATCGGCCAACCCACCGATATCGCCGACCTCGTGGCGCTCCTCGTTCACCCTGACAGCCGCTGGGTCACTGGCCAGAACATCCGCGCCGACGGCGGATTGACCTGA
- a CDS encoding WD40 repeat domain-containing protein — translation MDERNPQPFLTRRRAILGGTALTLAVTGAGALGIDLTDPGVGAAEEAAPASPSATPAGQTGSWLSMSPRDDKPLRAILFAYGNGFRRAHLAFSNDGSTLTMARLPTHGTAIDVQVWNLEQESRIKAGTLELGRFGAFAVGAEGVAYRDERCIGVWQRTKPISTSPSVRCGQKNGSTTVALSDDGTRLAASVTYAPGGTGGPNRNYLDVWRVDPPELLHSTHLPYQPHTLKFSDANRILAHAGRSGEYGEAGTHPLVGFIDITQKSARPELTDIAADNPNRHARNVDDFDISADGSMIAISLSDPLSNPMGNPLFDEVQVWDVNARSLISILRGKGGAVEFTRQGDLLATGTFDGYGLDIWDVQRRTARRSLNLTTAPEAARGLNGSVAFSPDGRHLAVPVGRTVQLWDVSLM, via the coding sequence GTGGATGAAAGGAATCCTCAGCCATTCCTCACCCGACGTCGCGCGATCCTCGGAGGCACTGCACTGACCCTGGCAGTGACCGGTGCCGGAGCCCTCGGCATCGACCTCACCGACCCCGGAGTCGGCGCGGCCGAAGAGGCCGCGCCAGCCTCTCCGTCAGCTACCCCCGCCGGACAAACAGGGTCCTGGCTCAGCATGTCGCCTCGCGACGACAAACCGCTGCGGGCAATTCTCTTCGCCTACGGCAACGGATTCAGGCGCGCACACCTCGCGTTCTCCAACGACGGGTCGACCCTCACGATGGCACGATTACCGACCCACGGCACCGCCATCGATGTGCAAGTGTGGAACCTGGAACAGGAATCCCGAATAAAGGCGGGTACGCTGGAGCTGGGCAGATTCGGCGCCTTCGCCGTCGGCGCCGAAGGAGTCGCCTACCGCGACGAGCGCTGCATAGGAGTCTGGCAGAGAACGAAGCCGATCTCCACATCACCCTCGGTACGGTGCGGACAGAAGAACGGCTCCACCACCGTAGCCCTGAGCGACGACGGAACCCGACTCGCTGCATCAGTGACATACGCCCCCGGCGGAACCGGCGGGCCCAATAGAAATTACCTCGACGTATGGCGAGTCGACCCCCCTGAATTACTCCACTCGACACACCTCCCCTATCAGCCTCATACCCTCAAGTTCTCCGACGCCAACCGGATTCTCGCCCATGCCGGCCGCTCCGGCGAGTACGGAGAAGCCGGAACTCACCCGTTAGTAGGTTTCATCGACATCACACAGAAATCGGCACGGCCCGAGTTGACCGATATCGCTGCAGACAACCCTAATAGACACGCACGGAACGTGGACGATTTCGACATCTCGGCGGATGGCTCGATGATCGCGATCAGCCTCAGCGATCCACTCAGCAATCCTATGGGAAACCCGCTATTCGACGAAGTGCAAGTATGGGATGTCAACGCTCGGAGCCTGATATCAATCCTGCGAGGTAAGGGCGGAGCGGTCGAGTTCACCCGACAGGGCGATCTGCTCGCTACCGGCACCTTCGATGGGTATGGGCTTGACATCTGGGACGTCCAACGCCGCACAGCTCGTAGGTCGTTAAACCTCACGACCGCGCCAGAGGCCGCCCGCGGGTTGAACGGCTCCGTTGCCTTCAGCCCAGATGGGCGCCACCTCGCAGTTCCTGTCGGACGTACGGTGCAACTGTGGGACGTCTCGCTGATGTAG